A window of the Henckelia pumila isolate YLH828 chromosome 3, ASM3356847v2, whole genome shotgun sequence genome harbors these coding sequences:
- the LOC140893519 gene encoding inositol hexakisphosphate and diphosphoinositol-pentakisphosphate kinase VIP2-like isoform X4, translating into MRNPDGKEVRYPVLLTPAEKQIARDVCIAFRQAVCGFDLLRCEGRSYVCDVNGWSFVKNSYKYYDDATCVLRKIILDAKAPHLSTTIPPILPWMVHQPVHPSEGLPRHGSGIIGNFGQSEELRCVIAIIRHGDRTPKQKVKLKVTEEKLLNLMLKYSGGRPRAETKMKSAVQLQDLLDATRALVPRARTGRESDSEAEDIEHAEKLRQVKAVLEEGGHFSGIYRKVQLKPLKWEKVTKSNGEVEERPTEALMVLKYGGVLTHAGRKQADELGRYFRNNMYPGEGTGLLRLHSTYRHDLKIYSSDEGRVQMSAAAFAKGLLDLEGPLTPILVSLVSKDSSMLDGLENASIEMDEAKARLNEIITSEAKIVHDNYSEEPWMTDGAGLTPKASELLAKLVKLTKKVTEQVRLLASDEDEKLVETSLYNVICPYDQAKALGKTNIDVDRIAAGLPCGSEGFLLMYARWRKLERDLYNERKDRFDITQIPDVYDSCKYDLLHNAHLNLEGLDELFKVAQLLADGVIPNEYGINPRQKLKIGSKIARRLLGKILIDLRNTREEAIGVTELKSNQDLNSETPRAAKEDTDHNFKLHGTMESTRRSSFNSDRSMDQDDDDDKETKYRLDPKYANVRTPERHVRTRLYFTSESHIHSVMNVLRYCNLDESLQGEPSLVCDSALDRLYKTKELDYMSYIVLRMFEDTEVALEDPKRFRMEMTFSRGADLSPLERKDTKASTLHLDHTLPIMGPERLQDLRSYLTLEMMEKMIRPFAMPAEDFPPPSIPHGFTGYFSKSSGVLERLVNLWPFHKHGSNAAKKASKQSTKNQAEEISKK; encoded by the exons ATGAGAAATCCTGATGGTAAAGAA GTCAGATATCCCGTTTTACTTACTCCCGCTGAGAAACAAATAGCAAGAGACGTCTGCATCGCATTTAGGCAAGCG GTTTGTGGCTTTGATCTTTTGCGATGCGAAGGGCGTTCTTATGTTTGCGATGTTAATGGATGGAGCTTCGTTAAGAACTCCTACAA ATACTATGATGACGCTACTTGTGTGTTGAGGAAGATAATTCTTGATGCAAAAGCCCCACACCTTTCTACAACAATTCCTCCAATTCTACCATGGATGGTCCATCAACCAGTTCACCCATCTGAAGGACTACCGCGTCATGGGAGTGGGATAATTGGCAACTTTGGGCAATCTGAAGAGCTACGATGTGTGATAGCAATCATTCGTCA TGGCGACAGAACTCCGAAGCAGAAAGTGAAGCTGAAAGTTACTGAGGAAAAACTTCTAAATCTAATGTTAAAATATAGTGGTGGAAGACCTAGAGCGGAG ACAAAGATGAAAAGTGCTGTTCAATTACAAGATCTTTTAGATGCCACGCGAGCTTTGGTACCTCGTGCTAG AACCGGTAGAGAAAGTGATAGTGAAGCAGAGGACATTGAGCATGCAGAAAAACTACGCCAAGTGAAAGCAGTGCTTGAGGAG GGAGGGCACTTTTCTGGCATTTATAGGAAGGTTCAACTCAAGCCATTAAAGTGGGAGAAAGTTACAAAAAGTAATGGTGAAGTGGAAGAACGGCCTACCGAAGCCCTGATGGTTCTAAAATATGGTGGTGTTCTCACTCATGCTGGAAGGAAACag GCTGATGAATTGGGCAGATACTTTCGGAACAATATGTATCCTG GTGAAGGTACTGGCTTACTCCGTCTTCATAGCACATATCGTCACGACTTAAAGATTTATAGCTCAGATGAGGGTCGTGTGCAG ATGTCAGCAGCTGCGTTTGCTAAAGGACTTCTTGATTTAGAAGGACCATTAACGCCTATCTTG GTTTCACTTGTAAGCAAGGATTCATCAATGTTGGATGGACTTGAAAATGCAAGTATTGAGATGGATGAAGCTAAG GCCAGGTTGAATGAGATTATAACGTCTGAAGCAAAAATTGTTCATGATAACTATTCAGAAGAACCTTGGATGACCGATGGGGCAGGACTTACTCCAAAAGCATCTGAACTTCTAGCCAAATTG GTGAAATTGACAAAGAAGGTTACTGAACAAGTAAGGCTTCTAGCCAGTGATGAAGATGAGAAACTCGTTGAAACAAGCTTGTATAATGTGATTTGTCCATATGATCAAGCCAAGGCTCTAGGTAAGACAAATATAGATGTTGATCGTATTGCTGCAGGGTTGCCTTGTGGCAGCGAGGGATTTCTTCTCATGTATGCTCGGTGGAGGAAACTTGAAAGAGATTTGTATAATGAACGCAAAGA TCGGTTCGATATAACACAAATTCCAGATGTTTATGACTCGTGCAA ATATGATCTCCTGCACAATGCGCATCTAAATCTAGAAGGATTAGATGAACTGTTCAAAGTAGCTCAg TTACTTGCTGATGGTGTTATTCCAAACGAATATGGAATCAATCCGAGACAAAAACTGAAGATTGGATCCAAG ATAGCTCGTCGATTGCTTGGAAAAATTTTGATCGATCTGAGAAACACTCGTGAAGAAGCAATTGGTGTTACTGAATTGAAAAGTAATCAAGACCTGAATTCAGAAACCCCTAGAGCTGCGAAAGAAGACACAGATCATAATTTCAAGTTGCACGGTACGATGGAAAGTACGAGGAGGTCTAGTTTTAACAGTGACAGGTCCATGGATCAAGACGACGATGATGACAAAGAAACTAAATACCGTTTAGATCCGAA ATATGCAAATGTGAGAACACCTGAACGTCATGTACGGACACGCCTGTACTTTACATCA GAATCTCACATCCATTCAGTGATGAATGTTCTTCGATATTGCAATCTCGATGAATCTCTTCAAGGAGAACCCAGTCTTGTTTGTGATTCTGCTTTGGACCGCTTGTACAAGACGAAAGAGCTTGATTACATGAGTTATATTGTACTGAGGATGTTTGAGGATACGGAG GTGGCATTAGAAGATCCCAAAAGAttccgcatggagatgacttttagTCGTGGCGCTGATCTGTCTCCTTTAGAG AGAAAAGATACCAAGGCATCTACATTGCACCTGGATCATACATTGCCAATAATGGGTCCCGAGAGGCTGCAAGACTTGAGATCATACTTGACACTAGAGATGATGGAGAAGATGATTCGTCCATTCGCTATGCCAGCCGAAGATTTCCCTCCACCCTCAATTCCTCATGGTTTTACAGGCTATTTCTCCAAAAGCTCCGGTGTTTTAGAACGCCTGGTCAATCTGTGGCCATTTCACAAGCATGGAAGCAATGCTGCGAA AAAAGCTTCGAAGCAATCCACAAAGAATCAAGCTgaagaaatttccaaaaaatga